A section of the Petrimonas sulfuriphila genome encodes:
- a CDS encoding type II toxin-antitoxin system RelE/ParE family toxin, whose translation MELKISNEAQADLEKNWLYTFETWSIEQADRYVGLILDEIEYIANNPKAAKNYGKIRKGYFRSKVKSHFIFYRINLEKSCVEIIRVLHQRMDVENRLND comes from the coding sequence ATGGAGTTGAAAATCAGTAATGAAGCTCAAGCTGACCTTGAAAAAAATTGGCTTTATACTTTTGAAACGTGGTCAATAGAACAAGCTGATAGATATGTCGGCTTAATTCTTGACGAAATAGAATATATAGCCAATAATCCAAAGGCAGCAAAAAATTACGGCAAAATAAGAAAGGGATATTTTCGTTCAAAAGTAAAATCACATTTCATCTTTTACAGAATTAACCTTGAAAAGAGTTGTGTTGAAATAATTAGGGTGTTGCATCAACGGATGGATGTTGAAAACAGACTGAACGATTAA
- a CDS encoding HU family DNA-binding protein, with translation MKYKLIERENPQDRSQKKWYAQPVNEGRIGQKEIATDIMDLSSLSRGDVSNVIESLIATVPRYLLMGKSVNLGNLGTLRLSFSSEGTTDPKAFNTGMISGVKVIFTPSVEFKEKLTKISFEKAE, from the coding sequence ATGAAGTACAAATTAATTGAGCGGGAAAACCCGCAAGACCGCAGCCAAAAGAAATGGTACGCGCAGCCCGTCAACGAAGGAAGGATAGGACAAAAAGAAATCGCGACAGACATCATGGACTTATCGTCCTTGTCGCGCGGCGATGTGTCCAACGTCATCGAAAGCCTGATAGCCACCGTGCCCCGCTACCTGCTGATGGGCAAGAGCGTAAACCTGGGCAACCTGGGCACGCTGCGCCTCTCGTTCTCGAGCGAGGGAACAACCGACCCCAAGGCATTCAACACGGGCATGATTTCGGGAGTGAAAGTCATCTTTACCCCGAGCGTGGAGTTCAAGGAAAAACTGACCAAAATCAGTTTCGAGAAAGCCGAATAA
- a CDS encoding response regulator transcription factor has protein sequence MHTVILVDDHAMYREGIRSSMSKLTECPCEIIGEAGSAAEFFMFLQKGDIPDMALLDIMLPDLSGVEIARKLRLEYPEMKIIMLSSEVSEELITELLEIGVDGYLNKLARREDLQAALCTVAGGNPYFGRSVAKMMYEIYLAQQYQKDSPRKKGIFNYKKQISPAAPSESILSERETEIICLLCDGKSMKEIASRLCISIRTVETHKSNILAKLGFSNLVDLVKFAIKEGLVEI, from the coding sequence ATGCATACAGTAATTTTAGTTGACGACCACGCCATGTATCGAGAAGGAATAAGATCCTCGATGTCTAAACTAACTGAGTGTCCATGCGAAATAATTGGAGAGGCGGGTTCTGCCGCTGAGTTTTTCATGTTTCTGCAAAAAGGCGATATTCCCGATATGGCGCTGCTGGACATTATGCTGCCCGACTTGTCGGGAGTGGAAATAGCGCGCAAACTCCGGCTGGAATATCCCGAAATGAAAATCATCATGCTCTCTTCCGAGGTTTCAGAAGAATTGATTACCGAATTGCTGGAAATAGGCGTGGACGGATACCTGAATAAATTGGCGCGCAGGGAAGATTTGCAGGCGGCATTATGTACGGTAGCAGGGGGCAACCCGTATTTCGGGCGGAGCGTTGCCAAAATGATGTACGAAATTTATCTGGCACAACAATATCAAAAAGATAGCCCGCGCAAAAAAGGGATTTTCAATTATAAAAAACAAATTTCACCGGCGGCGCCATCAGAATCCATTCTCTCTGAACGTGAAACAGAGATAATCTGCCTGCTGTGCGATGGTAAATCAATGAAAGAAATTGCCAGCCGTTTGTGTATCAGCATACGTACCGTAGAAACGCACAAAAGCAATATACTGGCAAAATTAGGCTTTTCCAATCTCGTTGATTTGGTGAAGTTTGCCATTAAAGAAGGGCTGGTGGAAATCTGA
- a CDS encoding HAMP domain-containing histidine kinase translates to MKKIFIVILLAAMCSTLFCRALSESGDYYAKADKYYLNAKNDSALVCLDLALAGMQDTAHYARRAEALLLRSRVLGTLTFFEPALEDAILSYDISKKHKDNRLTALSMLAVGKVHYLMYNDSLAEDYMLQAKKLAERNHLNREVMMVENSLSQLYSVLERNEECLALAAKSLETAKQLKDTLYMIQNLNLHAAYYTNLNRYTDPVLPEYQVKVKQYLDEAMELVAMKNIPLLTLGTYANYVRYYRVEKDYNNALNYAHKVIEMCEPTHYAMLIQMYDHLVGIYAHLGDVKMTINSHQRFHELMRRQSDYTLHRSLQEMRVKHDVEGKEQEVKLARTHRLLLAVVAVSALLLGGMFYVMYRIRRRQNKRLHRLNATKDKLFSIISHDLKAPVAAQRMAVENMLESFDDYNTDSLLKNLNEFRRAIETQLELLQNLLNWARMQTGEMKYRPSLFDLSEMMREVMELYRLPAQNKAITLRLNSDERCMVTADRQMIHTVLRNLLNNAVKFTPEEGEINVDVTCDETGVSLRIKDNGVGISEEDVKKIVTLGESKSTNGTHGETGSGLGLIICEEMLVRNNSRLIIHSVKGKGTEVGFDI, encoded by the coding sequence ATGAAAAAAATCTTCATTGTCATCCTGCTTGCCGCCATGTGCTCCACGTTGTTCTGCCGGGCTTTATCCGAAAGCGGCGACTATTATGCCAAAGCGGATAAGTATTACCTGAACGCCAAAAACGACTCGGCGCTGGTATGCCTCGACCTTGCCCTGGCAGGCATGCAAGACACCGCCCATTACGCGCGCAGGGCGGAGGCTCTCCTTCTCCGAAGCCGCGTGCTGGGAACCCTTACCTTTTTTGAACCGGCTCTCGAAGATGCCATCCTCTCTTACGATATCAGCAAGAAACACAAAGACAACCGGCTGACCGCCCTGTCGATGCTGGCTGTTGGCAAAGTGCATTACCTGATGTATAATGATTCGCTGGCAGAAGATTATATGCTCCAAGCCAAAAAACTGGCAGAACGAAATCACCTGAATAGAGAGGTGATGATGGTCGAAAATTCGTTGTCGCAATTGTATTCCGTACTCGAGCGCAACGAGGAATGCCTCGCGCTGGCGGCTAAATCGCTCGAAACTGCAAAGCAACTGAAAGATACCCTGTACATGATCCAAAACCTGAACCTGCATGCCGCCTATTACACCAACCTGAATCGCTATACCGACCCCGTGCTACCCGAATACCAAGTGAAAGTGAAGCAGTATCTGGACGAAGCGATGGAATTGGTTGCCATGAAGAATATCCCGCTGCTCACCCTGGGCACTTATGCCAATTATGTGCGCTACTACCGGGTGGAGAAAGACTACAATAACGCATTGAACTATGCGCATAAAGTAATAGAAATGTGCGAGCCGACTCACTATGCCATGCTGATACAGATGTATGACCATCTGGTAGGGATTTACGCGCATCTCGGCGACGTGAAAATGACCATAAACAGCCATCAACGGTTTCATGAACTGATGCGCCGCCAGTCGGACTACACCCTGCACCGCTCGCTGCAGGAGATGCGGGTGAAGCATGACGTGGAGGGGAAGGAACAGGAAGTCAAACTCGCGCGGACGCACCGCCTGCTGCTGGCGGTTGTCGCTGTATCTGCCTTGCTGCTCGGGGGGATGTTTTACGTCATGTACCGTATCCGCAGGAGGCAGAACAAGCGTCTGCACCGACTGAATGCAACCAAAGACAAACTGTTCTCCATAATTTCGCACGACCTGAAAGCGCCCGTAGCCGCACAGCGCATGGCCGTGGAGAATATGCTTGAAAGTTTTGACGATTATAACACGGACTCCTTGCTGAAAAACCTGAACGAGTTCCGCCGGGCAATTGAAACCCAGCTGGAGCTGCTCCAAAATCTGCTCAACTGGGCGCGCATGCAAACCGGCGAGATGAAATACCGCCCATCGCTGTTTGACTTGTCTGAAATGATGAGGGAGGTAATGGAACTTTACCGGCTGCCCGCGCAAAACAAAGCAATAACCCTGCGGTTGAACAGCGATGAACGCTGTATGGTTACCGCCGACCGCCAGATGATACACACGGTGCTGCGCAATCTGCTGAACAACGCCGTGAAATTCACGCCCGAAGAAGGAGAAATCAACGTCGATGTAACGTGTGATGAAACGGGTGTTTCGCTTCGGATAAAAGACAACGGCGTGGGAATAAGTGAAGAGGATGTGAAAAAAATAGTAACGCTCGGCGAAAGCAAATCAACCAACGGCACCCACGGAGAAACAGGTAGCGGGCTGGGACTGATTATCTGTGAAGAAATGCTTGTCAGAAACAATAGCCGACTTATTATCCACAGCGTGAAAGGAAAAGGCACGGAGGTGGGGTTTGATATTTAG
- a CDS encoding type II toxin-antitoxin system ParD family antitoxin, which produces MAKNTSILLGDYFNNFINKQIESGKFSSASEVVRAALRMFEHEEAKKTELIKELKKGEQSGFIKNFNREVFLDNLHQKHKLPNNGVENQ; this is translated from the coding sequence ATGGCTAAAAATACATCCATTTTACTTGGCGACTATTTCAATAATTTTATAAACAAGCAAATTGAATCCGGAAAATTCTCTTCGGCAAGTGAAGTTGTGAGGGCGGCGCTCAGAATGTTTGAACATGAAGAAGCTAAAAAAACGGAATTGATTAAGGAACTTAAAAAAGGAGAGCAATCGGGGTTCATTAAGAACTTCAATAGAGAAGTTTTTTTAGATAATTTACATCAAAAACATAAATTGCCCAATAATGGAGTTGAAAATCAGTAA
- a CDS encoding TMEM43 family protein gives MCQNQCIRHKYDIVYMGGSSTNPQIGDVRVTITKTEPCDISILAKVNGNTFEKYVAKNGKTVSRVAQGTVGAETMFADAHSENSMMTWMLRLVGVLMVIGGLCAMFSIVETLFKVLPFLANIVGAGVGLIVAVAGIAWSVLVIAIAWLAYRPVIAIALLVVSGALIFYLIKHGKEKKAALAAV, from the coding sequence ATGTGCCAGAACCAGTGTATTCGGCATAAATATGATATCGTTTATATGGGCGGGTCGTCCACCAATCCGCAGATAGGCGATGTGCGGGTAACGATAACTAAGACCGAGCCGTGCGATATTTCTATTTTGGCAAAAGTAAACGGAAACACATTTGAAAAGTATGTGGCAAAAAACGGCAAAACCGTATCCCGCGTGGCACAGGGGACGGTCGGCGCCGAAACAATGTTTGCCGATGCCCATTCCGAAAACTCGATGATGACGTGGATGCTTCGGTTAGTAGGCGTCTTGATGGTTATCGGCGGGCTGTGTGCTATGTTCAGCATTGTCGAAACGCTGTTTAAAGTCCTTCCCTTTTTGGCAAATATCGTTGGAGCGGGTGTAGGGCTGATAGTTGCGGTAGCGGGCATTGCGTGGAGCGTGTTGGTTATCGCCATTGCGTGGCTGGCATACAGGCCGGTAATAGCGATAGCGCTATTGGTTGTTTCAGGCGCGCTGATTTTCTACCTAATCAAGCACGGGAAGGAGAAAAAAGCCGCACTTGCCGCTGTTTAA
- a CDS encoding DUF1565 domain-containing protein → MKKLIAILILALAVQVPAHAQLGGLLNKAKDAVKKETQKAVDKAEEKLDRTASAGTSGAASGSGKAVAKGEIPKGTKTIYVSANKGSNRNDGSKSSPLKDLQRAVDDAPEGAVILVAQGNYLGKLDAGYISIKKYISIVGGYSDDFSERDPLKYRTMIQPGSAAGGTNANYGLLDIYVRGKRTGVILIDGMILDKGQMNKYVIPNPPNPKFKAPEGLESSLLNPPGKQINQPSMNGITTVSNQLIHGDVEGQVTIRNCVFLNGSHFGIQMGNIGGNWNIYNNVFLASRMAACEVRSMNKTPGEAAVEFHNNTVLFTWRRDWVPSDKDMGYGFRYMTGINADVYNNIIGCSDFSALDRTYVDADKSKEAARKTSAWDNLFFGNIEADLAMPSGGGKFLRVFAKSFEDVDQLVKYEGNREMTDAEVKTFSKAVDDAYLKAFLNMEGSSVSTHNPNSSENIFRSALGMNMRGTESNYTSMYGNIYPLEKAFDLFGAMPKYGAQMIEQI, encoded by the coding sequence ATGAAAAAACTAATTGCAATCCTCATCCTTGCATTGGCGGTACAAGTTCCCGCGCATGCGCAGCTCGGCGGGCTGCTCAACAAAGCAAAAGACGCCGTGAAAAAAGAAACCCAAAAAGCAGTGGACAAGGCGGAGGAAAAATTGGACAGGACAGCTTCCGCTGGAACATCCGGCGCAGCATCCGGCAGCGGGAAAGCCGTTGCTAAAGGCGAAATCCCCAAAGGGACAAAAACCATTTATGTTTCGGCAAACAAAGGAAGCAACCGTAATGACGGCAGCAAATCATCGCCACTCAAAGACTTACAGCGCGCGGTGGACGATGCGCCCGAAGGAGCCGTCATTCTGGTGGCCCAAGGAAATTACCTGGGAAAATTAGACGCGGGGTACATTTCCATCAAGAAATACATCTCCATCGTGGGCGGCTACTCCGATGATTTCTCCGAGCGCGACCCGCTGAAATACCGCACCATGATACAACCCGGTTCCGCTGCCGGAGGCACCAACGCCAACTACGGGCTGCTCGACATCTACGTGCGCGGCAAACGCACCGGCGTAATTCTTATAGACGGAATGATTTTAGACAAAGGACAGATGAACAAATACGTCATCCCCAATCCGCCTAATCCAAAATTCAAAGCGCCCGAAGGGTTGGAATCGAGCCTGCTGAATCCTCCCGGAAAACAAATCAACCAGCCTTCCATGAACGGAATTACAACAGTTTCCAACCAACTGATACACGGCGATGTAGAAGGTCAAGTTACCATTCGCAACTGTGTTTTCCTGAACGGAAGCCATTTTGGCATACAAATGGGCAATATCGGCGGGAATTGGAATATCTATAACAATGTATTTCTCGCCAGCCGGATGGCGGCGTGCGAAGTACGCAGCATGAACAAAACGCCCGGCGAAGCTGCCGTAGAGTTTCACAACAACACCGTGCTTTTTACCTGGCGGAGGGACTGGGTGCCGAGCGACAAAGACATGGGATACGGATTCCGCTATATGACAGGAATAAATGCCGATGTGTATAATAACATTATAGGGTGCTCCGATTTCTCAGCTTTAGACCGTACATACGTGGATGCCGACAAAAGCAAGGAAGCAGCCCGCAAAACATCGGCTTGGGACAACCTCTTTTTCGGAAACATAGAAGCCGACCTCGCGATGCCGTCAGGCGGCGGAAAGTTCTTACGCGTCTTCGCTAAAAGTTTCGAAGATGTAGATCAATTAGTGAAATACGAGGGCAACCGCGAAATGACCGATGCCGAAGTGAAGACATTCAGCAAGGCGGTAGATGACGCCTACCTCAAAGCATTTCTGAACATGGAAGGTTCGTCTGTATCTACCCACAACCCCAACTCTTCGGAAAATATCTTCCGCTCGGCGCTGGGGATGAACATGCGCGGCACAGAGAGCAACTATACATCCATGTACGGCAATATCTATCCGCTCGAAAAAGCATTCGACCTGTTTGGAGCCATGCCGAAGTATGGGGCGCAGATGATTGAACAGATTTAG
- a CDS encoding OmpA family protein yields MWGDLFSLGKETRPGYGGGVFAGYTIGGWFSPELSFDYGIGRLGAKEHQINDYFNKAGIIKYVQYDPSDMKLGDIYSKAQYMQAGLRLQMGLISLIRGGRYTPFDIELAPAIYAQKFSPTLYAAADNKKLDGYGIAESGWNYAAGGDLGLRYRFSPKVSAHLRGGLLWMRNEAFEGVNNDPLWRVNLMANASVGVTFHLGKTAPNPVKTDGRPSMKTDGQTSMVPPAPDDSDQKAAEAERLRQEQLAREQAEKEAQAKMLADAEKQRMADAEAKAKAYQNEVAALRIPPVYFRRGSAVIHKDINEENLNEILRVLHAYPETAIRIEGWCDVTGTERINALLSQQRADSLRNYLTGKGINSQRFVSAKGMGVDEVGGYSQEARRVVVTLSLE; encoded by the coding sequence ATGTGGGGCGACCTCTTTTCATTGGGCAAAGAAACCCGCCCGGGCTACGGCGGCGGCGTGTTTGCCGGATATACCATCGGGGGATGGTTTTCGCCGGAGCTATCGTTCGATTACGGTATCGGCCGCCTCGGCGCCAAAGAGCATCAGATAAACGACTACTTCAACAAAGCCGGTATCATCAAATACGTGCAGTACGACCCATCGGATATGAAATTGGGCGATATTTACAGCAAAGCCCAATATATGCAAGCCGGGCTGCGCCTGCAAATGGGTTTGATAAGCCTTATCCGCGGCGGGCGCTACACGCCGTTCGATATTGAGCTGGCGCCGGCAATATATGCCCAAAAGTTCTCGCCCACCCTCTATGCCGCCGCCGACAACAAGAAACTGGACGGCTACGGCATCGCCGAGAGTGGCTGGAACTATGCCGCGGGCGGAGACCTGGGGCTGCGTTACCGCTTCTCGCCCAAAGTATCGGCACACCTGCGCGGCGGCTTGCTGTGGATGCGCAACGAAGCCTTCGAAGGCGTGAACAACGACCCCCTCTGGCGCGTGAACCTCATGGCAAACGCATCGGTGGGCGTAACCTTCCATCTGGGCAAAACCGCACCCAATCCCGTAAAGACGGACGGACGTCCGTCTATGAAAACGGACGGACAGACGTCTATGGTTCCACCCGCACCCGATGACAGCGACCAAAAAGCCGCCGAAGCCGAACGCCTCCGTCAAGAGCAATTGGCACGTGAGCAGGCTGAAAAAGAAGCGCAAGCTAAAATGTTGGCAGATGCCGAAAAACAACGAATGGCAGATGCTGAAGCCAAAGCCAAAGCATATCAGAACGAAGTGGCGGCGCTCCGCATTCCTCCTGTTTATTTCCGCAGGGGAAGCGCTGTTATACACAAGGATATCAACGAAGAAAACCTGAATGAAATCCTCCGTGTTCTCCATGCCTACCCCGAAACGGCAATCCGCATAGAAGGCTGGTGCGACGTAACGGGAACGGAAAGGATTAATGCGCTTCTTTCACAGCAACGAGCCGACTCGCTCCGCAACTATCTGACCGGTAAAGGTATTAATTCCCAGCGTTTTGTATCAGCAAAGGGTATGGGTGTGGATGAAGTAGGCGGATATAGCCAAGAAGCGAGAAGAGTTGTCGTAACACTAAGTTTGGAATAG